CAGTGTGGAACATTTATGTAAGGCACTTTCTAGGTGTTTCCAGTCCGCAGATTCTACAGGCTCTTTTACAAAAGATCTGCCAATTTTTAAATACGAAGTTATCTTTTGATAGATGACTCTTTTGGTATCTCTTGATTTGATGTTGATCCCGAAATAATTGCAAAAGGAGGCGAGTTCTTTTTTCGTATACGTTTTGAGGACTTTTTCTACATTTGATTCCTGTTTAATCATTTGGATCATTTGATTGTACCCATCTGTGTGACCAGTTTTTGCTTCGAAGCAAATTATAGCCTGCCCATTCATTAATTCCTGAAATTGTTTTGCCGTTAGTCCTTCCAGAAAATCCATTGTGATTCGCAGCAACTTTTCCGTATCCTTTTTACTCATGGTTTCTCCTATCTCTGTGTGTATTTAACCATTAATTCACTTGCAATCTGCCTAATTTCATCGCGAATGATAACCTGTGACAGGCTTTTACCCTTTGATAATACAATTGGAATTCCTGCTTCGGGAGCTGTGGCAAATTGTGTTTTGCCTTCCCGTAGAACGTTTCGAAAACACGGATGACTCTTCCCTACTTGATTCATGTACTCTTTTTGCACAGCTATGGGACCTTCCCTGTAGAAGGATACCATTGTAAATACCACGCCTAACATGTGGGGCGAAATTTGCTTTGGTATATTTGAATCTGTCTCTTCTCTGTATTGATTAAATTTTGCTGCAAGTGCTGTTACATGGCGGATTAACGTGTCAATTCCCAATGTGGATAAATAATCTGCTTTTGCCGGAACTATGTATGCATCACTTGCTGCAAGTGCATTTTGCGTAACTATATTAAAATTCGGTGGACAGTCAATGATAACCATGTCGTAGTCATCTTTAATATCATCCAATTTAATCTGAAGATTCGATAATACCTTCAAATAGTTTCTGCGGATGGTTCGGTCGGTATTTCCTCCCAGCTTACTGGAAAGCTCCATATCGACATGTATTAATTCCAGATGTGAACAGATCATATCGATTCTGCCATCGGTCTTCAACAACCGCTCATTCACCCGATTCGGTGTGACAATTAAATCTTTAAGTAACGCCTGCCCATTATTATCCAAAAAGTCATCGTACCAGTGCTTGATTGTCCGTTTCTGCCGATCAAGACTTTGCCATTCGTCAATATCCATAAATGACAAGGTCAAATTTGTCTGCGGATCCATATCAATCAGTAATATTTTCTTATCTTTTCTTGCTAATTCAGCTGCAATATTAGAGGATAGCGTCGTCTTTCCCACACCACCTTTGTAATTCATTATAGAAATCACAGCCATAGGTTTCTCCCCTTCCGTTGTTTATCCTGTTGTTATGTATATGCGGGGAATTAAAATCTTTTCATTATATATCTTTTGTAATAAATGCCACCTTTTGATGCTGACATTCGATTATATATATTGAAGGGTGTTCACTATTATAATCGTTTGCGGCAATGAAAAAGTGGCATTGGAAAGTCGAATTTATAAAAATAATTTTTTCCGCTATCGTAGTACCTGGACCCTTTTTGCTGTATAGTAAAAGATAACCACAATACAGCACAGTCAAGACTGCATTGCCATAGGAGAGGGGAAATATGATGAGAAGAATTATTTTATCCACAGAGAGTGGAGCCGATATACCGCGGAAGTTGGCGGATAAGCATGCTGTTCAGGTTGTCCCGATGCACGTCGTTATGGATGGAGAGGATTATTTGGACGGGTCGTTACCTGTAACAGATATCTTTGACTATTATGAACGGACTAAACGAATCCCCTCTACAACATCAACCAATTCCA
The genomic region above belongs to Virgibacillus doumboii and contains:
- a CDS encoding ParA family protein → MAVISIMNYKGGVGKTTLSSNIAAELARKDKKILLIDMDPQTNLTLSFMDIDEWQSLDRQKRTIKHWYDDFLDNNGQALLKDLIVTPNRVNERLLKTDGRIDMICSHLELIHVDMELSSKLGGNTDRTIRRNYLKVLSNLQIKLDDIKDDYDMVIIDCPPNFNIVTQNALAASDAYIVPAKADYLSTLGIDTLIRHVTALAAKFNQYREETDSNIPKQISPHMLGVVFTMVSFYREGPIAVQKEYMNQVGKSHPCFRNVLREGKTQFATAPEAGIPIVLSKGKSLSQVIIRDEIRQIASELMVKYTQR